The Enterobacter kobei genome has a segment encoding these proteins:
- the hemL gene encoding glutamate-1-semialdehyde 2,1-aminomutase, producing the protein MSKSENLYSAARELIPGGVNSPVRAFTGVGGTPLFIERADGAYLYDVDGKAYIDYVGSWGPMVLGHNHPAIRNAVIEAAQRGLSFGAPTEMEVKMAELVTELVPTMDMVRMVNSGTEATMSAIRLARGFTGRDKIIKFEGCYHGHADCLLVKAGSGALTLGQPNSPGVPADFAKHTLTCTYNDLNTVRAAFEQYPQEIACIIVEPVAGNMNCIPPQPDFLPGLRALCDEFGALLIIDEVMTGFRVALAGAQSYYGVEPDLTCLGKIIGGGMPVGAFGGRKDVMEALAPTGPVYQAGTLSGNPIAMAAGFACLTEVAQPGIHETLTDLTTQLANGLLEAAEEAGIPLVVNHVGGMFGIFFTDAPTVTCYQDVVKCDVERFKRFFHLMLEEGVYLAPSAFEAGFMSVAHSEEDINNTIDAARKVFAKL; encoded by the coding sequence ATGAGCAAGTCTGAAAACCTCTACAGTGCAGCCCGGGAGCTTATTCCAGGTGGTGTGAACTCGCCTGTTCGCGCCTTTACCGGCGTGGGCGGTACGCCGCTGTTTATTGAACGTGCTGACGGCGCGTATCTGTATGATGTCGATGGCAAAGCCTATATCGATTATGTCGGTTCCTGGGGACCGATGGTGCTCGGGCACAACCACCCAGCCATTCGTAACGCGGTCATTGAAGCCGCTCAGCGTGGCCTGAGCTTCGGTGCGCCAACCGAAATGGAAGTGAAGATGGCGGAGCTGGTGACCGAACTGGTGCCGACCATGGACATGGTACGTATGGTGAACTCCGGTACAGAAGCGACCATGAGCGCGATCCGCCTGGCGCGCGGTTTTACCGGTCGCGATAAAATCATTAAATTCGAAGGCTGCTACCACGGTCACGCAGACTGTTTACTGGTGAAAGCAGGCTCCGGCGCGCTGACCCTCGGCCAGCCAAACTCGCCTGGCGTGCCGGCGGATTTCGCTAAGCATACCCTGACCTGTACCTATAACGATCTGAACACCGTTCGCGCGGCGTTCGAGCAGTATCCGCAGGAGATCGCCTGCATCATCGTTGAACCGGTAGCGGGCAACATGAACTGCATTCCACCGCAGCCGGACTTCCTGCCGGGCCTGCGCGCCCTGTGCGATGAGTTTGGTGCCCTGCTGATCATCGACGAAGTGATGACCGGCTTCCGCGTAGCGCTGGCGGGTGCCCAGTCTTATTATGGCGTTGAGCCGGACCTGACCTGCCTCGGCAAAATCATCGGCGGCGGAATGCCTGTTGGCGCATTCGGCGGCCGTAAGGATGTGATGGAAGCGCTGGCGCCAACGGGCCCGGTCTACCAGGCTGGTACCCTTTCCGGCAACCCGATTGCGATGGCCGCAGGCTTCGCCTGCCTGACCGAAGTGGCGCAACCAGGTATTCACGAAACCCTGACCGACCTGACGACTCAACTGGCTAACGGTCTGCTGGAAGCCGCAGAAGAGGCGGGTATCCCACTGGTGGTCAATCACGTCGGCGGCATGTTCGGGATTTTCTTCACCGATGCGCCAACCGTGACCTGCTATCAGGACGTCGTGAAGTGCGATGTTGAACGCTTCAAGCGCTTCTTCCACCTGATGCTGGAAGAAGGTGTGTACCTGGCGCCGTCGGCGTTTGAAGCGGGCTTTATGTCCGTGGCGCACAGCGAAGAAGATATCAATAACACCATCGACGCGGCGCGTAAGGTGTTTGCGAAGCTTTAA
- the clcA gene encoding H(+)/Cl(-) exchange transporter ClcA codes for MKSDSPSFEEQQFTRAQHRISIRRLLNRDKTPLAILLAAAVVGTLAGLVGVAFEKAVNAVLNWRVGTVAGFADSRWLVWVGAFGLSALFAMVGYFLVRKFAQEAGGSGIPEIEGALEELRPVRWWRVIPVKFIGGMGTLGAGMVLGREGPTVQLGGNVGRMVGDLFRMRSAEARHTLLATGAAAGLSAAFNAPLAGILFIIEEMRAQFRYNLISIKAVFTGVIMSSIVFRLFNGEGAVIEVGKLTNAPVNTLWLYLILGMIFGVVGPLFNTCILRAQDMFQRIHGGNTTKWVLMGGLLGGMCGVLGFIEPNAAGGGFGLIPIAAAGNFSVGLLLFMFISRVITTVLCFSSGAPGGIFAPMLALGTLLGTAFGIAAKVGFPAYHLDAGTFAVAGMGALLAASLRAPLTGIVLVLEMTDNYQLILPMIITCLGATLLAQFLGGKPLYSTILARTLAKQEAERAAAQNT; via the coding sequence ATGAAATCAGATTCTCCGTCTTTTGAAGAACAACAGTTTACGCGCGCTCAGCACCGGATCAGTATTCGGCGGCTGCTCAATCGCGATAAAACGCCGCTGGCGATCCTTTTGGCTGCAGCCGTGGTGGGGACTCTCGCCGGTCTGGTTGGCGTGGCGTTTGAAAAAGCGGTCAATGCCGTACTCAACTGGCGAGTGGGCACCGTCGCGGGTTTTGCCGATAGCCGGTGGCTGGTCTGGGTCGGGGCATTTGGACTATCGGCGCTGTTTGCCATGGTGGGGTATTTTCTGGTGCGTAAATTCGCCCAGGAGGCCGGCGGGTCTGGCATCCCGGAAATTGAAGGTGCACTAGAAGAGTTGCGCCCGGTGCGCTGGTGGCGCGTGATCCCGGTTAAATTCATCGGCGGTATGGGGACGCTGGGCGCGGGGATGGTGCTGGGCCGGGAAGGGCCAACGGTACAACTGGGGGGCAACGTCGGACGCATGGTGGGCGATCTGTTCCGGATGCGAAGCGCCGAAGCGCGCCATACGCTGCTCGCCACCGGTGCGGCGGCGGGTCTTTCAGCGGCGTTTAACGCACCGCTGGCGGGCATATTGTTCATCATCGAAGAGATGCGCGCGCAGTTCCGCTACAATCTGATCTCCATTAAAGCCGTGTTTACCGGCGTTATTATGTCGAGCATTGTTTTCCGCCTCTTCAATGGCGAAGGGGCGGTAATTGAGGTGGGTAAACTGACCAACGCGCCGGTCAACACCCTGTGGCTTTACCTGATCCTCGGCATGATTTTTGGCGTGGTGGGGCCGCTGTTTAACACCTGCATCTTACGTGCTCAGGATATGTTCCAGCGTATTCATGGCGGCAATACGACGAAATGGGTGCTGATGGGCGGCCTGCTGGGCGGGATGTGCGGCGTGCTCGGCTTTATTGAGCCGAATGCCGCAGGCGGCGGCTTCGGGCTGATCCCCATCGCCGCAGCGGGAAATTTCAGCGTCGGTCTGCTGCTGTTTATGTTTATCTCCCGGGTTATCACAACGGTTCTGTGCTTCTCCTCCGGTGCACCCGGCGGGATTTTCGCCCCGATGCTGGCGCTTGGTACGCTGCTGGGCACCGCGTTTGGTATAGCAGCCAAAGTGGGCTTCCCGGCGTATCATCTTGATGCTGGCACCTTCGCGGTGGCCGGCATGGGGGCACTGCTGGCAGCGTCTCTGCGTGCACCGTTGACCGGTATCGTGCTGGTGCTGGAGATGACAGATAATTACCAGCTCATTTTGCCAATGATCATTACCTGTCTCGGGGCGACACTATTAGCCCAATTCCTGGGCGGGAAACCGCTATACTCCACCATCCTCGCGCGTACCCTGGCAAAGCAAGAGGCGGAGCGGGCCGCCGCGCAGAATACTTGA
- the erpA gene encoding iron-sulfur cluster insertion protein ErpA — protein sequence MSDDVAVPLEFTEAAANKVKTLIADEDNPDLKLRVYITGGGCSGFQYGFTFDDQVNDGDMTIEKQGVALVVDPMSLQYLVGGSVDYTEGLEGSRFVVTNPNATSTCGCGSSFSI from the coding sequence ATGAGTGATGACGTAGCTGTGCCGCTGGAATTTACCGAAGCAGCAGCCAACAAAGTGAAAACCCTGATTGCCGACGAAGACAATCCGGATCTGAAACTGCGTGTCTATATTACCGGTGGCGGCTGCAGCGGCTTCCAGTACGGTTTTACTTTTGACGATCAGGTGAACGATGGTGATATGACCATCGAGAAGCAGGGCGTTGCGCTGGTGGTTGACCCGATGAGCCTGCAGTATCTCGTCGGCGGTTCAGTGGATTACACCGAAGGTCTGGAAGGGTCACGCTTTGTGGTGACTAACCCGAACGCAACCAGCACCTGCGGGTGTGGTTCTTCGTTCAGTATTTAA
- a CDS encoding TRIC cation channel family protein, with amino-acid sequence MLVYWLDILGTAVFAISGVLLAGKLRMDPFGVLVLGVVTAVGGGTIRDMALANGPVFWVKDPTDLVVAMVTCLLTIVLVRQPRRLPKWILPVLDAVGLAVFVGIGVNKAFNAGTGPMVAICMGVLTGVGGGIIRDILAREVPMILRTEIYATACIIGGIVHATAYYTFAVPLENAAMLGMVVTLVIRLAAIRWHLKLPTFALDENSR; translated from the coding sequence ATGCTCGTTTATTGGCTGGATATTCTTGGCACAGCCGTTTTTGCTATCTCCGGCGTTCTGCTCGCCGGAAAACTACGCATGGATCCGTTTGGCGTGCTGGTGCTTGGCGTAGTCACGGCCGTTGGCGGCGGGACTATCCGTGATATGGCGCTGGCGAATGGCCCGGTGTTTTGGGTGAAAGATCCGACCGATCTGGTGGTAGCCATGGTGACCTGTCTGTTAACCATTGTGCTGGTTCGCCAGCCCCGCAGATTACCGAAATGGATACTCCCGGTGCTGGATGCCGTGGGTCTGGCCGTGTTTGTCGGTATTGGCGTCAATAAAGCCTTCAATGCCGGAACCGGCCCGATGGTCGCGATCTGCATGGGCGTATTAACCGGCGTGGGCGGCGGCATTATTCGCGACATTCTGGCGCGTGAAGTACCGATGATCCTGCGTACCGAGATCTATGCTACTGCCTGTATTATTGGCGGGATTGTGCACGCCACGGCGTATTACACCTTTGCGGTGCCGCTGGAAAATGCTGCGATGCTGGGGATGGTCGTGACGCTGGTGATTCGTCTGGCGGCAATACGCTGGCACCTGAAGCTGCCGACGTTTGCGCTGGATGAAAATTCAAGATAG
- the btuF gene encoding vitamin B12 ABC transporter substrate-binding protein BtuF: MAKPSLRALAALLLLASAWLCAAPRVITLSPANTELAFAAGITPVGVSSFSDYPPQAANIEHVATWQGMNLERIVALRPDLVLAWRGGNAERQVNQLTSLGIKVMWVDAVSIEQVAQALRALAPYSPAPEKARHAASQMLNDYAALKAQYDTSVKKRIFLQFGSQPLFTTGKGSIQNQVLEVCGGENIFAASRVPWPQVSREQVLARQPQAIVVVGNASEIPKIEQFWQKQLKIPVIPLNSDWFERASPRIILAAKQLCAALAESH, from the coding sequence GTGGCTAAACCATCCCTCAGGGCGCTTGCCGCCCTGCTTCTGCTTGCTTCAGCGTGGCTCTGTGCCGCGCCTCGCGTAATTACGCTCTCTCCCGCTAACACCGAGCTGGCCTTTGCCGCTGGCATCACCCCCGTTGGCGTGAGTAGCTTTTCGGATTACCCACCCCAGGCGGCCAACATTGAACACGTTGCGACCTGGCAAGGGATGAACCTTGAGCGCATCGTGGCGCTGAGACCCGATCTCGTGCTGGCCTGGCGTGGCGGTAACGCCGAACGGCAGGTCAATCAGCTTACCTCGCTTGGCATCAAGGTCATGTGGGTTGACGCCGTCAGTATTGAGCAAGTCGCTCAGGCACTGCGCGCCCTTGCCCCTTATAGCCCTGCGCCTGAAAAAGCCAGGCACGCGGCGAGCCAGATGCTCAATGACTATGCTGCGCTGAAAGCCCAATACGATACGTCCGTTAAAAAGCGCATCTTCCTGCAGTTTGGCAGTCAGCCGCTGTTTACCACAGGTAAAGGGTCAATTCAGAACCAGGTCCTGGAAGTCTGCGGAGGGGAAAACATTTTTGCAGCCAGCCGGGTGCCGTGGCCGCAGGTTAGCCGTGAGCAGGTTCTGGCGCGCCAGCCACAAGCCATCGTCGTGGTCGGAAATGCGAGCGAAATTCCCAAAATAGAACAATTCTGGCAAAAGCAGCTAAAAATACCGGTAATACCCCTCAACAGTGACTGGTTTGAACGCGCCAGCCCGCGTATTATCCTCGCCGCAAAACAGCTCTGTGCCGCACTGGCAGAGAGTCACTAA
- the dgt gene encoding dGTPase — protein MSPIDFRTKINWHRRFRSPQGEKSEHEILRIFESDRGRIINSPAIRRLQQKTQVFPLERNAAVRTRLTHSMEVQQVGRYIAKEILSRLKELRLLETYGLDELTGPFESIVEMACLMHDIGNPPFGHFGEAAINDWFKQRLHPSDAASQPLSDDRCIVRDLRLHEGEEGLNDLRRKVRQDLCHFEGNAQGIRLVHSLMRMNLTWAQVGCILKYTRPAWWTGETPASHSYLMKKPGYYLSEEAYIERLRKELSLTPNGRFPLTWIMEAADDISYCVADLEDAVEKRIFSVEELYQHLYAAWGTHEKGSLFAQVVENAWEKSRSNTLSRSTEDQFFMYLRVNTLNKLVPYAASRFIDNLPQIFSGEFNHALLEDDSSFSQLLELYKHVAMRHVFSHPDVEQLELQGYRVISGLLEIYSPLLLLSVDEFSELVEKERVRRIPIESRLYQKLSTRHRLAYVEAISKLDRHATQWPVMEYYYRCRLIQDYISGMTDLYAWDEYRKLMAVE, from the coding sequence ATGTCACCAATCGATTTTCGTACCAAAATTAACTGGCACCGACGTTTCCGCTCGCCACAGGGCGAGAAGAGCGAACATGAGATCCTGCGTATCTTCGAAAGCGATCGAGGAAGGATTATTAACTCGCCCGCCATCCGGCGTTTGCAGCAAAAAACGCAGGTGTTTCCGCTGGAGCGTAATGCCGCTGTACGCACGCGCTTAACCCACTCAATGGAAGTGCAGCAGGTCGGGCGGTATATTGCCAAAGAGATTTTAAGCCGTCTCAAAGAGCTACGTTTACTGGAAACCTATGGTCTGGACGAGCTGACGGGGCCCTTCGAGAGCATCGTTGAGATGGCCTGCCTGATGCATGACATCGGCAATCCGCCTTTTGGTCACTTTGGCGAGGCGGCAATTAATGACTGGTTTAAACAACGCCTTCATCCGTCGGATGCGGCAAGCCAGCCGCTCAGCGATGACCGCTGCATCGTGCGGGATTTACGTCTGCATGAAGGTGAAGAAGGGCTTAACGATCTGCGTCGCAAAGTGCGTCAGGATCTCTGTCACTTCGAGGGCAATGCCCAGGGTATCCGACTGGTACATTCCCTGATGCGCATGAACCTGACCTGGGCGCAGGTCGGCTGTATCCTGAAATATACGCGTCCCGCGTGGTGGACGGGAGAGACGCCCGCATCCCACAGCTATTTAATGAAGAAACCGGGCTACTACCTTTCCGAAGAGGCCTATATTGAACGGCTGCGTAAAGAACTTTCATTGACGCCAAACGGTCGCTTTCCATTAACCTGGATTATGGAAGCCGCGGATGATATTTCCTATTGCGTCGCTGACCTGGAAGACGCCGTTGAGAAAAGAATATTCAGCGTCGAGGAGCTTTACCAGCACCTTTATGCCGCCTGGGGAACCCACGAAAAAGGTTCACTGTTTGCTCAGGTTGTCGAAAATGCCTGGGAAAAGTCGCGCTCAAATACATTAAGCCGCAGCACGGAAGACCAGTTCTTTATGTATTTGCGCGTCAATACATTAAATAAACTGGTGCCCTACGCAGCCTCGCGCTTTATCGATAATCTGCCGCAGATTTTCAGCGGGGAATTCAATCACGCGCTGCTGGAAGATGACAGCAGTTTTAGTCAACTCCTTGAGCTCTATAAACATGTGGCGATGCGGCATGTGTTCAGCCATCCGGATGTCGAGCAGCTCGAACTGCAGGGCTACCGGGTAATCAGTGGGTTACTGGAAATTTATTCTCCGTTGCTTCTGCTGTCGGTCGACGAATTCAGTGAGCTGGTGGAAAAAGAACGCGTGCGACGAATTCCTATCGAATCCCGGCTTTATCAAAAACTTTCAACCCGTCATCGGCTGGCCTATGTCGAAGCGATAAGTAAGCTGGATCGTCACGCTACGCAGTGGCCGGTAATGGAATATTATTATCGCTGCCGTCTTATCCAGGACTATATCAGCGGCATGACGGATTTGTATGCCTGGGATGAATACCGCAAGCTAATGGCCGTGGAATAA
- the degP gene encoding serine endoprotease DegP: MKKTTLAMSALALSLGLALSPLTATAAETASSAATAQQMPSLAPMLEKVMPSVVSINVEGSTTVNTPRMPRNFQQFFGDNSPFCQDGSPFQSSPFCQGGGAGDDSQGGGQQQKFMALGSGVIIDAAKGYVVTNNHVVDNANSIKVQLSDGRKFDAKVVGKDPRSDIALIQIQDPKNLTAIKIADSDALRVGDYTVAIGNPFGLGETVTSGIVSALGRSGLNAENYENFIQTDAAINRGNSGGALVNLNGELIGINTAILAPDGGNIGIGFAIPSNMVKNLTAQMVQYGQVKRGELGILGTELNSELAKAMKVDAQRGAFVSQVMPNSSAAKAGIKAGDVITSLNGKPISSFAALRAEVGSMPIGSKVTLGLLRDGKPVNVSLELQQSSQNQVDSSTIFSGIEGAEMSNKGADKGVVVNNVKANSPAARIGLKKGDVIMGANQQPVKNIAELRKILDSKPSVLALNIQRGDTSIYLLMQ, from the coding sequence ATGAAAAAAACCACATTAGCAATGAGTGCACTGGCTCTGAGTTTAGGTTTAGCGCTGTCTCCTCTGACTGCTACCGCAGCCGAGACCGCGTCATCGGCAGCAACCGCGCAGCAGATGCCAAGCCTGGCACCGATGCTCGAAAAAGTGATGCCATCGGTGGTGAGTATTAACGTTGAGGGGAGTACGACCGTCAATACGCCGCGTATGCCGCGTAACTTCCAGCAGTTCTTTGGTGACAACTCACCGTTCTGCCAGGACGGTTCGCCATTCCAGAGTTCCCCGTTCTGTCAGGGCGGTGGTGCAGGGGATGACAGCCAGGGCGGCGGCCAGCAACAGAAATTCATGGCGCTTGGCTCGGGAGTCATTATCGATGCAGCGAAAGGCTACGTCGTGACCAACAACCACGTGGTTGATAACGCGAACAGCATTAAGGTTCAGCTGAGCGATGGCCGTAAGTTCGACGCAAAAGTGGTCGGCAAAGACCCGCGTTCCGATATTGCGCTGATCCAGATTCAGGATCCGAAAAACCTGACGGCGATTAAAATTGCCGACTCTGATGCGCTGCGCGTAGGTGACTACACCGTGGCTATCGGTAACCCGTTCGGTCTGGGCGAAACCGTGACCTCAGGTATCGTCTCTGCGCTGGGCCGTAGCGGCCTGAACGCAGAGAACTATGAAAACTTTATTCAGACGGATGCGGCCATCAACCGCGGTAACTCCGGCGGTGCGCTGGTGAACCTGAACGGCGAGCTGATCGGTATTAACACCGCGATCCTGGCGCCGGACGGCGGCAACATCGGGATCGGTTTTGCTATCCCGAGCAACATGGTGAAAAACCTGACCGCGCAGATGGTGCAGTACGGCCAGGTGAAACGCGGCGAGCTGGGCATTTTGGGCACCGAGCTGAACTCTGAGCTGGCAAAAGCGATGAAAGTGGATGCCCAGCGCGGCGCGTTCGTCAGCCAGGTGATGCCGAACTCCTCTGCTGCGAAAGCAGGGATTAAAGCGGGTGACGTGATCACCTCCCTGAACGGTAAGCCGATCAGCAGCTTTGCAGCCCTGCGTGCGGAAGTCGGCTCTATGCCGATTGGCAGCAAAGTGACCCTCGGTCTGCTGCGTGACGGTAAGCCGGTCAACGTGAGCCTGGAGCTGCAGCAGAGCAGCCAGAATCAGGTTGATTCCAGCACCATCTTCAGCGGTATTGAAGGCGCTGAGATGAGCAATAAGGGCGCAGACAAAGGTGTGGTAGTGAATAACGTGAAGGCGAATTCACCTGCTGCCCGTATCGGCCTGAAAAAAGGGGATGTGATCATGGGCGCTAACCAGCAGCCGGTGAAAAACATCGCTGAACTGCGCAAAATTCTCGACAGCAAACCGTCCGTGCTGGCGTTGAATATTCAGCGTGGTGATACCTCTATCTACCTGCTGATGCAGTAA
- a CDS encoding DUF3461 family protein: MYDNLKSLGITNPDEIDRYSLRQEANNDILKIYFHKDKGEFFAKSVKFKYPRQRKTVVADGVGQGYKEVQEISPNLRYVIDELDQICQRDRTEVDLKRKILDDLRHLESVVTNKISEIEADLEKLTRK, from the coding sequence ATGTACGATAATCTGAAAAGTCTGGGCATTACCAATCCTGATGAAATTGATCGTTACAGCCTCCGCCAGGAAGCCAACAACGACATCTTAAAAATTTATTTTCACAAGGATAAAGGCGAGTTTTTCGCCAAAAGCGTGAAGTTTAAATATCCACGCCAGCGTAAGACCGTCGTCGCGGACGGCGTAGGCCAGGGGTACAAAGAAGTTCAGGAAATCAGCCCTAACCTGCGCTATGTGATCGATGAACTCGATCAGATTTGTCAGCGCGACCGCACTGAAGTCGATCTCAAGCGTAAGATCCTTGACGATCTGCGTCACCTTGAAAGCGTTGTTACCAATAAGATCAGCGAGATTGAAGCGGATCTTGAGAAGTTAACTCGGAAATAA
- a CDS encoding DNA-binding protein, translating into MSGRIDYQIEKYSFGAVEENQRLTHQWAEVAAECRQLQAGAEERLRIALLNVDYVTSFELPFRLILTRTPQLIAGLRDEFQLNQKNVIFNGKRFGCVYSLKGDLDAIPDAFQYRMTTRIRRVDPTGLTAEPFRQIAREVKAPRERLKLALESGLAVTALDGLFWLGSQRMAADIAGLRRKGMAIVTAETDIFDDYTGTHRRVPVYQRVSD; encoded by the coding sequence ATGTCAGGACGCATTGATTATCAAATTGAAAAATATAGCTTTGGTGCCGTAGAGGAGAACCAAAGACTCACGCATCAGTGGGCAGAAGTCGCCGCCGAATGCCGCCAGCTTCAGGCGGGGGCGGAGGAGCGTTTACGCATTGCCTTGCTCAACGTGGATTATGTCACCAGCTTCGAACTGCCATTTCGGCTGATACTGACCCGCACCCCGCAGCTAATCGCCGGGCTGCGCGATGAGTTTCAGCTAAACCAGAAGAACGTCATCTTCAACGGCAAGCGCTTTGGCTGCGTTTACAGCCTGAAGGGCGATCTGGATGCGATCCCCGACGCTTTTCAATACCGCATGACCACCCGCATTCGACGGGTCGATCCCACCGGGCTTACGGCGGAGCCATTCCGGCAGATTGCCAGAGAGGTCAAAGCGCCGCGTGAGCGACTGAAGCTGGCGCTGGAATCGGGTCTGGCTGTGACTGCGCTTGACGGGCTTTTCTGGTTGGGGAGCCAGCGTATGGCGGCGGATATTGCAGGGTTGAGAAGAAAGGGAATGGCAATCGTGACTGCGGAAACGGACATCTTTGATGATTACACCGGGACGCACAGGCGGGTCCCGGTGTATCAACGGGTCAGCGATTAG
- the dapD gene encoding 2,3,4,5-tetrahydropyridine-2,6-dicarboxylate N-succinyltransferase, translating to MQQLQNVIESAFERRAEITPANVDTVTREAVNQVISLLDSGALRVAEKIDGQWVTHQWLKKAVLLSFRINDNQVIDGAESRYFDKVPMKFADYDEARFQKEGFRVVPPAAVRQGAFIARNTVLMPSYVNIGAYVDEGTMVDTWATVGSCAQIGKNVHLSGGVGIGGVLEPLQANPTIIEDNCFIGARSEVVEGVIVEEGSVISMGVYIGQSTRIYDRETGEVHYGRVPAGSVVVSGNLPSKDGKYSLYCAVIVKKVDAKTRGKVGINELLRTID from the coding sequence ATGCAGCAGTTACAGAACGTTATTGAGTCCGCTTTTGAGCGTCGCGCCGAGATTACCCCGGCAAATGTGGATACCGTAACCCGTGAAGCGGTAAACCAGGTGATTTCCCTGCTGGATTCCGGCGCGCTGCGCGTGGCAGAAAAAATCGACGGTCAGTGGGTTACTCATCAATGGCTGAAGAAAGCGGTGCTGCTCTCTTTCCGTATCAACGATAACCAGGTTATCGACGGAGCAGAAAGCCGCTACTTCGATAAAGTCCCAATGAAATTCGCTGATTACGACGAAGCGCGTTTTCAGAAAGAAGGCTTCCGCGTGGTGCCGCCTGCGGCAGTGCGTCAGGGCGCGTTCATCGCACGCAACACCGTGCTGATGCCATCCTACGTGAACATCGGTGCCTACGTTGACGAAGGTACCATGGTGGATACCTGGGCTACCGTCGGTTCCTGTGCACAGATCGGTAAAAACGTTCACCTGTCCGGCGGCGTGGGCATCGGTGGTGTTCTGGAGCCACTGCAGGCTAACCCAACCATCATCGAAGACAACTGCTTTATCGGCGCGCGTTCAGAAGTGGTTGAAGGCGTGATCGTGGAAGAGGGTTCCGTGATCTCCATGGGCGTTTACATCGGCCAGAGCACCCGTATTTACGATCGCGAAACCGGCGAAGTTCACTACGGCCGCGTTCCGGCGGGTTCCGTGGTCGTTTCCGGTAACCTGCCGTCGAAAGATGGCAAATACAGCCTGTACTGTGCCGTTATCGTGAAGAAAGTGGATGCGAAAACCCGCGGTAAAGTCGGTATCAACGAACTGCTGCGCACCATCGACTAA